CAGCCATTTCAGGTTCCTTCATAGTAATCTGAGCTACTCCCTCAGGATGTCTATCATAAATTACAACCTTCCTAACTTCTCCGCACTTCGCTGCTTCCTCCCTTAAATCTTGTTGAAAGTCCAGAATCAATTGGACATCTTTATCAAAATCAGTTGGATGGAACAAGTTCTTAACTATAACTATCCTCTCATGTTTTGATCTTTCCCCAATAAACTTTTCTGGTCTCCAATCAAACAACTTTTGCTGCATCTTCTTTATCTTCTCAAGTTccttcttcttttttttcttaggcTTAAGAGCAGGATTGTAATCACCCTTCATTTGGAAGGATGCTCTCTccacttttattttgttacctTTTAAATCACTGCCATCAAGAAGTTTTAATGCTAAGTCAACTGATTCTATTTTGATATATGTACATAAAGCATCCCCTTTGAAACAGTCCTGCTCTTTATCTCTATAAAGTTTAACTTTCATCTTCTGATTTGCAGGGTCTCGTTCAACAAGACCACATTTTTGCATAAAATTGACAAATTCTTCTTCAGTCAAGTCTTGAGGTAGATTAGATACATAAACTTTAGTGTTTGTCTCTTCTGATGGCTGGAACCACTGTGGTTCAGCTTTCCTTTTCACTCCAGTTGCAGCATCAGCTTTCTTTTGTTCCTTCTTTTTATCCTCCTCTTTATTCTTGTCCTTCTCTTCTGCTTTGTTGTCTACAAATCCGTATGACATCTGATACATAGCTAGGAAATCATCATCTACCTTGGGAATCCATGCTTTTTTGTCAACATCCCAGAAAAATTTAGACCCATCAGCTTCTGTGTAGATATGTGTGTCATCTTCATAACTGTATTCCCTTCCTACAACTTCTTGCCCAGTTTTCAAGGTCCAAGAATTTGATTCTTTGTTCCATGTGTACTTTTGATTGTTTGATGGGTCTGTATAGATGGCTTCTTCACCTTCATATGTAATGTACGGAGCATAATCCCCCCATGAGGATTCGTCTTTTTTACCATCATTGCTATCTACGTCTGTTTTAGCCGATTTGTCTTGCACTTCTAAGGGTTTGGTACATAGTTCTTTTTCATCAGGTTTAGACAATTCACTGACCTCTGTACTTTTGTTCTCGGATGGTATTGATTCTTCCGGTTTGCTTGAATCTGTATTCTCAGTCTTACTAGCTGCGGCTTCTACTTCTAGCAGATTTTTGGCCTGCTGTTCTTCTTCAGCCAATTTTTGCGCTGTTTCATTTGATAACTTGATCACGAAGCCCGGCTTCGAACCTTTATCATGACGAGCCATTCTAATGTCGCATATCCATACACACTTACaaagaaagtaattaaaactttgtactttattttactttcagataaatatcgataaaaatatggtttattttCCCATACAGGTGCAGTGCAAGTCCGAgatgtcaaaatcaaaagtgAAGTATAGTGATGGCCAATCTTACTTctgaattttcaaaaatgactAAATTCAATCATTGAAATCAAGCTTATAGTGCGAACctcatttgattgaatttaatattaattttgtttattatggcTTGATGGTAAATCATGTTATGTTGTTGAAGAATTTATTCTGTATAAATAATAGTCATGTTATATTTCGATATCAATTTATCATCGTAACTGTCTTAAGTCGTAGGGAAGATATAGAGTGCTTTCAGTGCTTTGGCAGTTCGTCGCCATCATAATGAGATTTATCGTCACTTTTGCCATGCTACCTGCTGCACCTTTGTCGaccaacaattaatttattaataagtgtCATTAGTTTTCTGTGCTTCGCTGCACTAGTGGTTTAAGTAATGTTGTCATTTATGTAATTTGTCAATGTCATTCACCGCCGCTTATGCTGTCCTACTGTCAGTTCATCATTTCAGTTCGATCTGCATTCGCGAAATCGCGATAAAAGTTCGAACAGCAAGTTTGAAGTGGCACTTTGCTATAATACAATTAGAATAAAAGTAATTCATGCGTGTATTTACGAACTCCACAATCAGAAGTGGTAATAACtgtaaactttgtttgtttgttgctaTTAAATCAATAGTATAGACGATTCAGGAAGATGGAAGATTTGAAGAAAGTGTACATGACTCCTTTGCCGGATTCGCCTTACGTGCGGCCGTTCCGGTTTAACTACACGCAGGGAGGCAAGGAGAAGAACTGGGATATGCTGGAGGTGCACGACAGCGTCGCTATCATCGTGTTTAACGTGACCAGGAACGTGTTGGTGTTCGTCAAGCAGTTCAGACCCGGTGAGCTAAACTAGCCAGATTTTCACTATTCAAACTTAGaacatacttattattttatttagagctgttttttcccgcgatttcactcTAAGCAGATGGTAGTTCAGAAACCTGGATCAAAAGTTTTACTGAAATAGGAGTTTCTTATGACTGTAGTTTCAATCTATCTCTACATAATATCATCAATTTATATTCACCCCTGAGATGACAAAAATACGTGTACAATAATTGTACGGTGACAGTATAACAGAAATATTTATACTGGCTCTAACACATCTtaaattgataacattttcgctCTTTACATTGATAACATTCATTACCACTATTGCTGAAgggaaattatatattttcatgtaaCTATCCTTTTAGTTGCTATTTCATACTGAAGCTGAAATCtgtgataaataatgtttaatacaaaatatctcttattttgttaaaacagaaatattaattaaattttatcttcTTACAATATAATACAATACTGGGTATGTTAGAATAGACCCCTTAGTCCTACAGtgcactaatataaaaaaatatatatccacTCAAGCGTCCGGGCGACTATAGTCGCCCAAAAATTTTTGGCGTTAAGCGTCCGGGCGACTATAGCAGCCTCTTTGACTTGTTCACTTTAAACGAATTTTTATCTGTGACAAGTTTCAAAGAGCTTTACGAATGTTACACTAGATGGATCTGTATTAAATAACGCATCTATGGGTCGGTAAAACAGTATGCCAGgtacagcaaaaatataaaaaataattgtttacaaaCTGTGTGTCAAGTTTTGTGAAGTGTTTAGGAACtctgcatttaaaatttaagtattcatttatttatcatccTACTGTATTAGtgttatatattaaaataatcctcAAGATtcattctttcaaaatattcataagtGCTATCAATCCAAAATTTGATAGGTTgtctttacatttaaataaagtcgACATGCGAAAACTGCCTTTGTGTGCCAGTTTTTCGttaagtttttgtgtgaaatattctatattttaataaaattcttcttGTAAGTAAGAGAATAGGTCATAATtaacgtttaaaaaaattatgcgGAAAAAAGAAACGGAAATAGTTACGATTTAACGTTTTTATCGTCATTTCGTCATCCGAGGCGATAACAGATTGCTGCGGGAATGccttgtttgttttggtttaatgtGCTACACTGTTCATTCCAAGtatatataatattggtatcaaaaaaaagcttatttaatctagtttaataatgagtataaatcaatgaaaaaagttaaataacgtTTAGttaaaacttgttaaaacaaatattttacttgaatttaGCCCGTTCTGTTAagttcaacttttttttatgcatttgtGATTGATTTCTGTACTTTAattagtacatattttgattCCTTAATAATTCAGCTTTATACTGGTATATTTTACTTTGCTATAGCTGTAATAGTTTGCTAGAAAATACACTTTAAATCGGTAACGGCATGGCGCGCTCGACGCGGTTCAACACAGATCGAGCGCGTGAACGTACAAGGCGTTGACAGGTGTCGCACGCGAACGCTTGAGTGGATATATAATCAAGTTAATTGTCAAAGACAATTAACTTTTTACTACACTTGTTTTAATTCCAAGGTCCTGCTGAAACCCCGTATGATACTATTAAGAAACTGCAGTCTGAGTTTGGGAGTTTGTGTTTGAGACACCTGGGCCATCAGAGAGTATGTAAATGTCGGATTGATGCTTTATGGCTCTCTAGTCTTGTAGGGTTGCTGTACTGTTGGGCTATGAAAGTGAGTGAATAAAATACACTGCTGTGCCTATTTGTGTGCCCAGCTGGCTCCTCTAAAAGAACAGCACTATGGCCAGCTATTGGTCAggatgcaatttttttattaaaagaagaatatttacaaatattatttataacattcaATAAGCGGATTATGACCACCCTCATACTCTGTTAAAACCAGTGCCTATATTAACAGTACTGGACCACAGAgttatataaaacttttactgCTGCAGTCTTATCTAAACTAATTTGTATTGCAAACATTAATCATTTCTCATGTagtgataattattttaatctaagTGGTATTATAGTAGTTacacagttttaattaattgtttgaaaTAAGCCCATTTTAAACAATACACGCAAATTAGTGCTATTATAACCTTTGGTCTGGCATAAACATgactaaataatttgttattactACACtaatcaatcaaataaaaaatagcataTGAATCGTAATGTTTTACGCTAGCCTTTACTACAAAACCTACGTAATTCGAATTGCGGCGAGATTCCGCTAGTCTACTCGCCCTCACACTTATTGCCGACGCATAAGaaaagtacttattttaaagtaagtacttattttgtGTTCGTGAACAAATGTCCGTGAACACTTTTGGGAGAATCTCGACATTAGGAAGCTATTTCCATGACCTGCGCAATAAAGTAGTAGGTGGAGAGCCAGATGAACCCAACCTTCTATGACTCTAACTCGGCCTTTCTCTCTAAATTCCCGGCAAACTGGACTTTACATACAATTAAGTACTTGCAACAAAACTCTTTACTGTTTCTTCTTTATACACTTTATATGATTTTGCTTATGGTTTTTCTTTCCACTTGTCAGCTGTTTTTTgacagaagaaaaaatatattctataaaaTTTTTCTTGATATACAAATTCGATATTTgataagttttctaaaaaaaatggaGAAAAATATGGATAAAGTGACGATAGGAGATGTCTACATTACTCAGATGCCGTCGAATTCGCCGGTGAAACCGTGTCGTTTCTATTACTCGTTGGACGGCAAACGAAGGAATGAGGATATCGTGGAAGACAACGATTCTGTTTTGGTTATAGTCTTTAACGTAACACGAAAAGTTGTGGTGATGATTCGGCATTTTAGAGCTGGTGAGTTTCGGTAGTCCTGGGAGATACATAGCGAAGTCGGTATCTTAAGTTTCGAGGGTTACGCTGTCATAAAGTTGAATTCAGATCGCACACGCAGGAactgctggtccgatttgaaagattgtttcagtgttagattcTATAGCTTAAGTATTTATCGATAAAGGCtgtaggctacattttatttcggTGCGCGCAGTGGTCCTTTTGGGCCGTTTGCGTAACCTTgttcaaatacaaataaacctGAATTTCGAATACACATACAACTCTGTCTATCTATAAGATAACGAGAGTGACCTCGTCTCGCCTGCATTACCCTACTACAAGCCAATACCATTTTACCATTTCTACGACAAACAGTAACATGCTCCATTGTCCCCAGCGATATACTTCAACAGCGTGCCACCCTGTGACCGGGAAGACGAGGAGATCGACACAGAGAAGTACCCGGCCTCCTTGGGCATCACGCTGGAGATGTGCGCTGGTATCGTGGATAAGAAGAAGTCACTACAGGAGATAGCTAGGGAAGAAGTGCTGGAGGAGTGTGGGTATGATGTACCCTTGAAGGAGCTGCATCAAATTGCGTCTTACAGGTTAGTATTGATCACTTTTATGCTATACATCCTTTGTCAATAAGCTCGCGTTTTACCACTATCTCATCTGATGGTAAGCGACGATGTCGAAAATGGGGCATATGCATTGTGCATGCTATatgaacattttttaatttgaaccaTTGAAAAATTGCAACCTTATCGTGAACACATTCTAGCAGTAGGCTCGCGCCCACTTATTCTGAAAATTACCTTAAGTTACGTGACGTAAATTTATCAAACAACTGGTATTTACTTAATGATATGCAATTTTCTATTCCTTATTGGCGACAACTGTTATCGTTTTCAATTAAACAAGTAACAATAACGTTAAGCGATatgataattgaaaaataacagTAGTTAGAAGATACGtgctttttgtaattatgttgaCCCAATTTTTTTGCACGCAGGGCGGGCGTCGGTGTTCAGGGTTCCCtacaaacaatgttttattgCGAGGTCACCGATGACATGAAGAAAGGGAAAGGTGAGTGTAACACAAATGATATACAGACAAACAcctgttatttgtaaataagttattaaCAACTGCATGGTAGCGTAATTAgcattaaaatacttattaggtacatttgcaagttttattgcaattattCATGCAagtttgtaatgtaaataaagaacgatatctttattttctttgaaatggtTGTTGCTAAGAATTAAACCTGAGAAGTATTTATAGAATCGGTTTGTTTGCTCAGAATAAAAACATGAGAACTACAAAATCGATTTCTTAATAACCTCCATGTAATAAAGGTCGAAGTTATTACataatttgaaaagaaaattggaGGAAAGTTTTATGAAGAATAATGGTTTATCAAGATAACTTTCACACATAGGTAAACTTGCTGGTGTGGCCGATAAATTATTCTTCTTTAATTCTTCAAACATACAGGCTGCGTTTGAAGTTGACGAGCGAATGTTAGATGCTCGGGTTCTAGGCTCATAGTTGCCTCATTTGGAAATAATACACccttagaaaaatatatgttgcTACCCAGCAGAAATTTGTAAATTCCTAACTTTCTCTACAACTTCATAACTTGACACTCATTTTAGCATTTAATTTCCCTGTAATCAACTTGGACGTCGAGGGATCAATTTCCCTTGTTGCTAGTtggtaattaattgttatcGTTGAAAGTATCGCGAGGGCGCCCAACCCTAGCCTTGACCATAAACCCAGATATAACATAATATACAATCATTAGTATGGCACACGATTAGGAAAATTCGTATTTAGTGAATACAGcgatttatctatactaatattataaagctgaagagcttgtttgtttgaacgcgctaatctcaggaactactggtccgatttgaaaatttctttcagtgttagatagcccatttatcgaggaaggctataggctactttttatcccggtacgggaagtagttcccacgggatgcgggtgaaaccgattgcagaagctagtgttatcataaatggttatttttattatagcgAATGATATAATACT
The sequence above is a segment of the Helicoverpa armigera isolate CAAS_96S chromosome 20, ASM3070526v1, whole genome shotgun sequence genome. Coding sequences within it:
- the LOC110372500 gene encoding uridine diphosphate glucose pyrophosphatase NUDT14 isoform X7; amino-acid sequence: MEDLKKVYMTPLPDSPYVRPFRFNYTQGGKEKNWDMLEVHDSVAIIVFNVTRNVLVFVKQFRPAIYFNSVPPCDREDEEIDTEKYPASLGITLEMCAGIVDKKKSLQEIAREEVLEECGYDVPLKELHQIASYRAGVGVQGSLQTMFYCEVTDDMKKGKGGGVEDEIIEVVEKSITEVEKWISGPGPLNSPPSCLFALMWFLRNKADRYRKSFERYCGECKVVVNDPFFATCMYTVFYLSLYLNCFN
- the LOC110372500 gene encoding uridine diphosphate glucose pyrophosphatase NUDT14 isoform X1; the encoded protein is MEKNMDKVTIGDVYITQMPSNSPVKPCRFYYSLDGKRRNEDIVEDNDSVLVIVFNVTRKVVVMIRHFRAAIYFNSVPPCDREDEEIDTEKYPASLGITLEMCAGIVDKKKSLQEIAREEVLEECGYDVPLKELHQIASYRAGVGVQGSLQTMFYCEVTDDMKKGKGGGVEDEIIEVVEKSITEVEKWISGPGPLNSPPSCLFALMWFLRNKADRYRKSFERYCGECKVVVNDPFFATCMYTVFYLSLYLNCFN
- the LOC110372500 gene encoding uridine diphosphate glucose pyrophosphatase NUDT14 isoform X4, giving the protein MEKNMDKVTIGDVYITQMPSNSPVKPCRFYYSLDGKRRNEDIVEDNDSVLVIVFNVTRKVVVMIRHFRAAIYFNSVPPCDREDEEIDTEKYPASLGITLEMCAGIVDKKKSLQEIAREEVLEECGYDVPLKELHQIASYRAGVGVQGSLQTMFYCEVTDDMKKGKGGGVEDEIIEVVEKSITEVEKWISGPGPLNSPPSCLFALMWFLRNKADRYRNQII
- the LOC110372500 gene encoding uridine diphosphate glucose pyrophosphatase NUDT14 isoform X2; translated protein: MEKNMDKVTIGDVYITQMPSNSPVKPCRFYYSLDGKRRNEDIVEDNDSVLVIVFNVTRKVVVMIRHFRAAIYFNSVPPCDREDEEIDTEKYPASLGITLEMCAGIVDKKKSLQEIAREEVLEECGYDVPLKELHQIASYRAGVGVQGSLQTMFYCEVTDDMKKGKGGGVEDEIIEVVEKSITEVEKWISGPGPLNSPPSCLFALMWFLRNKADRYRNIGRLKIRSESGRNSSRIHLYCLKKVLVQTCL
- the LOC110372500 gene encoding uridine diphosphate glucose pyrophosphatase NUDT14 isoform X6 produces the protein MSKSKYRRFRKMEDLKKVYMTPLPDSPYVRPFRFNYTQGGKEKNWDMLEVHDSVAIIVFNVTRNVLVFVKQFRPAIYFNSVPPCDREDEEIDTEKYPASLGITLEMCAGIVDKKKSLQEIAREEVLEECGYDVPLKELHQIASYRAGVGVQGSLQTMFYCEVTDDMKKGKGGGVEDEIIEVVEKSITEVEKWISGPGPLNSPPSCLFALMWFLRNKADRYRKSFERYCGECKVVVNDPFFATCMYTVFYLSLYLNCFN
- the LOC110372500 gene encoding uridine diphosphate glucose pyrophosphatase NUDT14 isoform X3, yielding MEKNMDKVTIGDVYITQMPSNSPVKPCRFYYSLDGKRRNEDIVEDNDSVLVIVFNVTRKVVVMIRHFRAAIYFNSVPPCDREDEEIDTEKYPASLGITLEMCAGIVDKKKSLQEIAREEVLEECGYDVPLKELHQIASYRAGVGVQGSLQTMFYCEVTDDMKKGKGGGVEDEIIEVVEKSITEVEKWISGPGPLNSPPSCLFALMWFLRNKADRYRKSFERYCGECKVVVNDPFFATSSDD
- the LOC110372500 gene encoding uridine diphosphate glucose pyrophosphatase NUDT14 isoform X5 encodes the protein MEDLKKVYMTPLPDSPYVRPFRFNYTQGGKEKNWDMLEVHDSVAIIVFNVTRNVLVFVKQFRPAIYFNSVPPCDREDEEIDTEKYPASLGITLEMCAGIVDKKKSLQEIAREEVLEECGYDVPLKELHQIASYRAGVGVQGSLQTMFYCEVTDDMKKGKGGGVEDEIIEVVEKSITEVEKWISGPGPLNSPPSCLFALMWFLRNKADRYRK
- the LOC110372506 gene encoding 17S U2 SnRNP complex component HTATSF1, with protein sequence MARHDKGSKPGFVIKLSNETAQKLAEEEQQAKNLLEVEAAASKTENTDSSKPEESIPSENKSTEVSELSKPDEKELCTKPLEVQDKSAKTDVDSNDGKKDESSWGDYAPYITYEGEEAIYTDPSNNQKYTWNKESNSWTLKTGQEVVGREYSYEDDTHIYTEADGSKFFWDVDKKAWIPKVDDDFLAMYQMSYGFVDNKAEEKDKNKEEDKKKEQKKADAATGVKRKAEPQWFQPSEETNTKVYVSNLPQDLTEEEFVNFMQKCGLVERDPANQKMKVKLYRDKEQDCFKGDALCTYIKIESVDLALKLLDGSDLKGNKIKVERASFQMKGDYNPALKPKKKKKKELEKIKKMQQKLFDWRPEKFIGERSKHERIVIVKNLFHPTDFDKDVQLILDFQQDLREEAAKCGEVRKVVIYDRHPEGVAQITMKEPEMADAVVALMNGRYFDKRQITAEIWDGRTKYRIAETDSEISKRINKWDQFLEGKEGEEAKNAKKEDADETKQGEVVGNPDEKIREAISEVKEDMKPDDKTNEVDADIEMSDKIE